A stretch of Arachis hypogaea cultivar Tifrunner chromosome 15, arahy.Tifrunner.gnm2.J5K5, whole genome shotgun sequence DNA encodes these proteins:
- the LOC112747593 gene encoding uncharacterized protein — MNRMRVGFRISSAAVAAAAEKGGVWRRSMSTVSKAKEIIEGKKGKNRKATSELCNYLGIPHQSRSEMALTLSKFMKLYNARSPGIKKDDIWEKNLNTLLRGKTSIGFPEVARILSPEFGQQGGISTKDSSMDSHTDNTKGKGSKKKGKSSKK, encoded by the exons ATGAATCGGATGCGCGTGGGGTTCCGTATCTCCTCTGCCGCCGTGGCTGCGGCGGCGGAAAAGGGAGGAGTATGGCGGAGGAGCATGTCGACGGTGTCAAAGGCGAAAGAAATAATTGAAGGGAAGAAGGGCAAAAATCGCAAAGCTACGAGCGAACTCTGCAACTACCTCGGCATCCCTCATCAGTCTCGTTCAGAGATGGCGTTGACCCTCTCTAAGTTCATGAAGCTCTACAATGCCAGG AGTCCTGGTATTAAGAAAGATGATATCTGGGAGAAGAATTTGAATACTTTGTTACGTGGCAAAACTAGTATTGGTTTTCCTGAGGTTGCTAGAATTCTGTCTCCAGAATTTGGCCAGCAGGGTGGAATCAGCACCAAGGACAGTAGCATGGATTCTCACACGGACAACACAAAGGGGAAGGGttcaaaaaagaaagggaaaTCATCAAAGAAGTAG
- the LOC112747592 gene encoding F-box protein SKIP31-like isoform X1, translating into MTISEDEDETLAHFLESEVLSETSDQEEENPEEPEPKRKRVEEAESSKEGAKQSLSSNSLLEPKNYSVNNVVVPKRIETGSFSKVPPELFHHILKFLSSEDLISCSLVCRFLNYAASDEALWRRLYCMRWGLLPPTRKLRECPWKNLYIQRDGEDMVELVRSCQNEFKEYYIQMQAAKRSQAPHPSQVKDDRIILDKTLADQVSSWKSSKGLSDAVVTDHACSGETCSYYEIGDVFICEKTGQVHVCDETCREVIMDPTNELLVCTISGHCFDRFLSPSEMEPDTELQQGGATDEAEPFMGSGRFARAYSLGYNCADEKELKATLRFC; encoded by the exons ATGACTATTTCCGAAGACGAGGACGAAACCCTAGCTCACTTTCTCGAATCGGAGGTTCTCTCCGAAACCTCTGACCAG GAGGAGGAGAATCCGGAGGAGCCTGAACCAAAGAGAAAGAGGGTAGAGGAGGCGGAGAGTTCTAAGGAAGGTGCCAAACAAAGTTTAAGTTCAAATTCATTGTTGGAGCCGAAGAATTACAGTGTGAATAACGTAGTGGTGCCGAAGAGGATTGAGACCGGTTCTTTCAGCAAAGTCCCACCTGAGCTCTTTCACCATATCCTTAAATTCCTGTCCTCAGAG GACCTTATTTCTTGTTCCTTGGTCTGTAGGTTTCTAAATTATGCAGCATCTGATGAAGCATTGTGGCGTCGATT GTACTGTATGCGATGGGGTCTTCTTCCCCCTACAAGAAAGTTAAGGGAATGTCCATGGAAAAATTTATATATTCAG CGTGATGGAGAGGATATGGTTGAACTTGTCAGAAGCTGCCAAAATGAGTTTAAGGAGTATTACATTCAAATGCAAGCAGCTAAGCGGAGTCAAGCCCCTCATCCTTCGCAG GTGAAGGACGACAGAATAATCCTTGACAAAACATTAGCTGATCAAGTGTCATCATGGAAAAGCAGCAAGGGACTCAGCGATGCAGTGGTAACTGATCATGCTTGTTCTGGGGAAACATGCTCTTACTATGAAATCGGAGATGTATTTATTTGTGAGAAGACCGGGCAAGTTCATG tttGTGATGAGACTTGTAGAGAAGTAATCATGGATCCCACCAATGAGCTTTTGGTCTGTACAATATCAGGGCACTGTTTCGATAGATTTCTGTCACCGTCCGAGATGGAGCCGGATACT GAACTGCAGCAAGGTGGTGCAACTGATGAGGCAGAACCATTTATGGGGTCGGGCCGTTTTG CAAGAGCTTATTCGCTGGGATACAATTGTGCTGATGAGAAGGAGCTGAAAGCAACTTTAAGGTTTTGCTGA
- the LOC112747592 gene encoding F-box protein SKIP31-like isoform X2 has product MTISEDEDETLAHFLESEVLSETSDQEEENPEEPEPKRKRVEEAESSKEGAKQSLSSNSLLEPKNYSVNNVVVPKRIETGSFSKVPPELFHHILKFLSSEDLISCSLVCRFLNYAASDEALWRRLYCMRWGLLPPTRKLRECPWKNLYIQRDGEDMVELVRSCQNEFKEYYIQMQAAKRSQAPHPSQVKDDRIILDKTLADQVSSWKSSKGLSDAVVTDHACSGETCSYYEIGDVFICEKTGQVHVCDETCREVIMDPTNELLVCTISGHCFDRFLSPSEMEPDTVGTAARWCN; this is encoded by the exons ATGACTATTTCCGAAGACGAGGACGAAACCCTAGCTCACTTTCTCGAATCGGAGGTTCTCTCCGAAACCTCTGACCAG GAGGAGGAGAATCCGGAGGAGCCTGAACCAAAGAGAAAGAGGGTAGAGGAGGCGGAGAGTTCTAAGGAAGGTGCCAAACAAAGTTTAAGTTCAAATTCATTGTTGGAGCCGAAGAATTACAGTGTGAATAACGTAGTGGTGCCGAAGAGGATTGAGACCGGTTCTTTCAGCAAAGTCCCACCTGAGCTCTTTCACCATATCCTTAAATTCCTGTCCTCAGAG GACCTTATTTCTTGTTCCTTGGTCTGTAGGTTTCTAAATTATGCAGCATCTGATGAAGCATTGTGGCGTCGATT GTACTGTATGCGATGGGGTCTTCTTCCCCCTACAAGAAAGTTAAGGGAATGTCCATGGAAAAATTTATATATTCAG CGTGATGGAGAGGATATGGTTGAACTTGTCAGAAGCTGCCAAAATGAGTTTAAGGAGTATTACATTCAAATGCAAGCAGCTAAGCGGAGTCAAGCCCCTCATCCTTCGCAG GTGAAGGACGACAGAATAATCCTTGACAAAACATTAGCTGATCAAGTGTCATCATGGAAAAGCAGCAAGGGACTCAGCGATGCAGTGGTAACTGATCATGCTTGTTCTGGGGAAACATGCTCTTACTATGAAATCGGAGATGTATTTATTTGTGAGAAGACCGGGCAAGTTCATG tttGTGATGAGACTTGTAGAGAAGTAATCATGGATCCCACCAATGAGCTTTTGGTCTGTACAATATCAGGGCACTGTTTCGATAGATTTCTGTCACCGTCCGAGATGGAGCCGGATACTGTAG GAACTGCAGCAAGGTGGTGCAACTGA
- the LOC112747595 gene encoding ABC transporter G family member 14-like, translated as MPQNCIAPKPEYNTSSSSSSSTHHHSMEAALENNNTNEQQSIQKLTMFPITLKFEELVYKVKLEQKGGCWGSNKWSCKEKTILNGISGCVCPGEILAMLGPSGSGKTTLLTALGGRLTGKLSGKITYNNNPFSGSIKRRTGFVAQDDVLYPHLTVTETLFFTALLRLPKTLTRDEKVHHVERVISELGLTRCRSSMIGGPLFRGISGGEKKRVSIGQEMLINPSLLLLDEPTSGLDSTTAQRILNTIKRLAGGGRTVITTIHQPSSRLYYMFDKVVLLSEGSPIYYGPASTALDYFSSLGFSSSVTVNPSDLLLDLANGIAPDSKHASEQSEGLEQERKQVREALISAYDKNIATNLKAELCSVEVNNYNNMMIKDACARNQINQEQWCTSWWHQFKVLLQRGVRERRFEAFNRLRIFQVISVAFLGGLLWWHTPESHIEDRVALLFFFSVFWGFYPLYNAVFTFPQERRMLIKERSSGMYRLSSYFLARTIGDLPLELALPTAFVFIIYWMGGLKPDPVTFILSLLVVLYSVLVSQSLGLAFGAILMEIKQATTLASVTTLVFLIAGGYYVQQIPPFIVWLKYLSYSYYCYKLLLGVQYTQDDYYECSKGVMCKVADFPPIKSMGLNHLWVDVCIMALMLVGYRLIAYLALNRVR; from the exons ATGCCACAAAACTGCATAGCACCAAAACCAGAATACAAcactagtagtagtagtagtagtagtactcATCATCACTCTATGGAAGCAGCCTTAGAGAATAATAATACCAATGAACAACAATCCATACAGAAACTCACTATGTTCCCCATAACTTTGAAG TTTGAGGAATTGGTGTACAAAGTGAAACTAGAACAGAAAGGAGGATGTTGGGGAAGCAACAAATGGAGCTGCAAAGAGAAAACAATTCTGAATGGAATCAGTGGTTGTGTTTGCCCTGGTGAGATTCTTGCCATGCTTGGCCCTTCAGGGAGTGGCAAAACCACACTCCTTACAGCTCTCGGAGGCCGTCTCACCGGAAAACTCTCCGGCAAGATAACATACAACAACAATCCATTCTCAGGTTCAATCAAGAGAAGAACAGGTTTTGTAGCACAAGATGATGTTCTATATCCTCACCTAACTGTAACTGAAACACTATTCTTCACTGCACTTCTGAGGCTTCCAAAGACTTTAACAAGAGATGAGAAGGTTCATCATGTTGAGAGAGTGATCAGTGAATTGGGATTAACAAGGTGTAGGAGCAGCATGATTGGAGGACCTTTGTTCAGAGGAATTTCTGgtggagaaaagaagagagttaGTATTGGACAAGAAATGCTTATTAATCCTAGCTTGTTGCTTCTTGATGAGCCTACTTCTGGTTTGGATTCCACAACTGCTCAGAGGATCTTGAACACTATTAAGAGACTCGCCGGCGGCGGAAGAACCGTTATAACCACCATTCACCAGCCATCTAGCAGGCTATACTACATGTTTGACAAGGTTGTGTTGCTCTCTGAAGGCTCTCCTATTTACTATGGTCCTGCTTCAACTGCTTTGGACTATTTCTCTTCACTTGGATTCTCTAGTTCTGTCACTGTTAATCCTTCTGATCTCTTGCTTGATCTTGCCAATG GGATTGCTCCAGACTCAAAGCATGCAAGTGAACAAAGTGAGGGATTAGAACAAGAAAGGAAGCAAGTTAGAGAAGCTCTAATATCAGCTTATGATAAGAACATAGCAACAAATCTGAAAGCTGAGCTGTGCAGTGTTGAGGTGAACAACTACAACAACATGATGATCAAAGATGCTTGTGCAA GGAATCAGATCAATCAGGAGCAATGGTGCACAAGTTGGTGGCATCAGTTTAAAGTACTATTGCAGAGGGGAGTGAGGGAGAGAAGGTTTGAAGCATTCAATAGGCTGAGAATATTCCAAGTCATAAGTGTTGCTTTTCTTGGTGGACTCTTGTGGTGGCATACCCCAGAATCACACATTGAAGATCGG GTAGCATTGCTGTTTTTCTTCTCAGTTTTCTGGGGATTCTACCCTCTATACAATGCAGTATTCACAttcccacaagagaggagaatgCTGATAAAGGAAAGATCTTCAGGAATGTACAGGCTGTCTTCCTACTTCTTAGCAAGAACAATAGGAGACTTGCCATTGGAGCTTGCACTTCCAACTGCATTTGTGTTCATAATCTATTGGATGGGAGGACTCAAACCTGATCCTGTTACATTCATCCTttctcttcttgttgttctctACAGTGTCCTTGTTTCTCAAAGCTTAGGCTTAGCATTTGGTGCTATATTAATGGAGATCAAACAAGCAACCACTCTAGCTTCTGTCACAACCCTTGTGTTCCTCATTGCTGGTGGATACTATGTTCAACAGATTCCACCTTTTATAGTGTGGCTAAAGTACTTGAGCTATAGCTACTACTGTTACAAGCTTCTTCTTGGTGTTCAATACACTCAAGATGATTACTATGAATGCTCAAAGGGTGTGATGTGCAAGGTTGCTGATTTTCCACCAATCAAATCAATGGGATTGAATCATCTTTGGGTTGATGTTTGCATTATGGCACTTATGTTGGTTGGTTATAGACTAATTGCTTATTTAGCACTCAATAGAGTAAGGTAG
- the LOC112747591 gene encoding uncharacterized protein has product MDGEEGGGIRLSKRFNDNGGGGEVDYKTKSGTAWSHSYLNQKPWHPLSYPNQRRKWIAEQTHAHRQRRSEEVAREYAQEQEFFRQTNLISKKDKEKVELMQAVSFMYVRPPGYNAEAAKAAELADEKRKEELSNGAGGPSSSSVPPSSLPDKDHLGEEKKKKPRPKDVFGRPLPTEEEFEILKNAPKLETGVAGRVKPFGVEVRNVKCLRCGNYGHQSGDRECPLKDVIMPNEESRLKRDDPLNAILAHTDPTEPLKWELKQKPGISPPRGGFKPDDPNQQIVAEEIFDEYGGFLGMDSIPDLLTNFSKKPKKSKKSKCKNQQLNSGSEESLDDGEKRSKKVKLNKKKKNHVSSSADTSDYEKDRRKSRRKSSYSLEDSDRDKFDHSKRTKHEMPKGSSRHSCKSKHDRQRHSYSSEDSDSDRDDHSRKDIQNHKRKHGRKRHYYSSEDSKNSEKHCSSDDSDSDRDDKRRKIIQKHKRKHSRKRHSNSSEDSGPDDHHGNDKSRDKNSNSSDDSNHRRCNHRKSSAAHRDSQKHNRNDDFDPYHGKQKNMSKNSYSSEDSDVDTVDRSRKIEQKDRYIPEGSEHPRRDVSRERRKKDYYSSKDSGADRYHRYEHSYSSESDSYHHQRHLRRQGHKHR; this is encoded by the exons atggatggagaagaaggaggaggcaTAAGGCTGAGCAAGAGGTTCAACGACAACGGCGGCGGCGGCGAGGTCGACTACAAGACGAAATCTGGAACCGCGTGGAGCCACTCTTACCTGAACCAGAAGCCATGGCACCCTCTCTCTTACCCGAACCAGCGCCGCAAGTGGATCGCCGAGCAGACCCACGCCCACCGCCAGCGACGTTCCGAAGAGGTGGCGCGTGAGTACGCTCAGGAGCAAGAGTTCTTCCGCCAGACCAATCTCATCTccaagaaagacaaggaaaag GTGGAGTTGATGCAAGCTGTTAGCTTTATGTATGTTCGTCCTCCTGGTTACAACGCTGAGGCTGCCAAAGCTGCCGAGTTAGCTgatgagaagagaaaagaggaatTGAGTAATGGTGCTGGAGGACCCTCATCCTCTTCAGT GCCGCCGAGTTCCTTGCCTGACAAGGATCATTTaggtgaagagaagaagaagaaaccaagGCCTAAAGATGTTTTTGGTCGCCCTCTGCCAACCGAAGAAGAATTTGAGATTCTGAAAAATGCACCAAA GCTGGAAACAGGAGTTGCTGGTAGGGTGAAACCTTTTGGAGTTGAGGTTCGCAATGTAAAATGTTTAAGATGTGGGAACTACGGCCATCAAAGTGGTGATCGTGAATGTCCCTTGAAGGATGTTATAATGCCTAATGAAGAGAGCAGATTGAAAAGAGATGACCCCTTGAATGCTATCCTCGCGCACACAGACCCTACTGAG CCTCTAAAATGGGAGCTCAAGCAGAAGCCAGGAATCAGTCCTCCTCGAGGAGGGTTCAAACCGGATGATCCCAACCAGCAGATTGTTGCTGAGGAAATATTTGACGAGTATGGAG GTTTTCTTGGTATGGATAGTATCCCTGATTTGTTGACCAACTTCTCTAAGAAACCAAAGAAGTCCAAAAAGAGCAAGTGCAAGAATCAGCAACTAAATTCTGGAAGTGAGGAATCTCTAGATGATGGAGAGAAGAGATCAAAGAAGGTGAAgctaaacaaaaagaagaaaaatcatgTGTCGAGTTCGGCAGACACTTCAGATTATGAAAAGGATCGAAGAAAGAGCAGACGCAAGAGTTCTTATTCTTTAGAAGATTCTGACAGGGACAAGTTTGACCATAGCAAAAGGACTAAACATGAGATGCCCAAAGGTTCTTCTCGTCATAGTTGTAAGAGTAAACATGacagacaaaggcattcttattCAAGTGAAGATTCTGACAGTGACAGGGATGACCACAGTAGAAAGGATATACAAAATCATAAGAGGAAACATGGTAGAAAAAGACATTATTATTCATCCGAGGATTCGAAAAACAGTGAGAAGCATTGTTCATCTGATGATTCGGACAGCGACAGAGATGATAAAAGGAGAAAGATTATACAAAAGCACAAGAGAAAACATAGCAGAAAAAGGCATTCTAATTCATCGGAGGACTCTGGTCCTGACGATCATCATGGAAATGACAAGAGTAGGGACAAGAATTCAAACTCCTCGGATGATTCTAATCATAGAAGGTGCAACCATAGGAAGTCTTCAGCAGCTCATCGAGATTCCCAAAAGCATAACAGAAATGATGATTTTGATCCCTACCACGGAAAACAGAAGAACATGTCTAAGAATTCATATTCATCTGAAGATTCAGATGTTGACACAGTTGATCGGAGTAGAAAGATCGAACAAAAGGATCGCTATATACCCGAGGGTTCTGAACATCCTAGGCGCGATGTGAGTAGGGAGAGAAGAAAAAAGGATTACTATTCATCTAAGGATTCTGGTGCTGACAGATATCACAGATATGAACATTCTTATTCATCTGAATCTGATAGTTATCATCATCAGAGGCATTTGAGAAGGCAAGGTCACAAGCACCGGTAA
- the LOC112747594 gene encoding upstream activation factor subunit UAF30-like, whose translation MAPARVFGAFAGRALMAAAAKAGASATAKKAASGGAATATKAAKKAPSRPRNNVGIQKVVPVSSELGSFLGASEVSRTHAVKRVWEYIKLQNLQNPSNKKEIFCDDKLKTIFDGKDKVGFTEIARLLATHFVKSS comes from the exons ATGGCACCAGCTAGGGTTTTTGGCGCTTTCGCCGGAAGAGCGCTCATGGCTGCTGCGGCCAAGGCCGGAGCATCCGCCACGGCCAAGAAGGCGGCGTCCGGTGGAGCTGCCACCGCGACTAAGGCGGCGAAGAAGGCGCCGAGCAGACCGCGCAACAACGTGGGGATACAGAAGGTAGTGCCGGTGTCTTCCGAGCTCGGAAGCTTCCTCGGTGCTTCGGAGGTGTCCCGAACTCACGCTGTGAAGAGAGTGTGGGAGTACATCAAGCTGCAGAATCTTCAG AATCCTAGTAATAAGAAGGAGATCTTTTGTGATGACAAGTTGAAGACTATTTTTGATGGGAAAGACAAGGTCGGGTTCACAGAGATTGCAAGATTGCTAGCTACCCATTTTGTAAAATCAAGCTAG